GTTTGATTATATAAGCAGAAGCATCATACTCTTTCCCTAACTCATACCAGTTCCCACCTGAATATCCAAACAGTGGACGTTTAGGGATAAAAGAAGCTGTAGACTGCCAAATAGCAAAACGGTTATTAGAGATATTTTCTTCACTGGTGTCTGTTCTTTCAAGAGAAAAATTCTTGTCCCCTTTTTGAACATTAGCTAAATTCTTTTTAATCTCAGCAGAATTAGCTTTCAAGTAAATATCACTACTATACTTAATACCATTATAGCTAACAAATACTAAACCTACTGTCAGAACTACTGTCAAAATAGATTTCCCTTTTTTTGTCCAGTTAGCAGTCATCAAACTATAAAGCGAAGCAACTACTACTAAACAGATATAGGTTGTTCTTGAACCAGATAAAACAATATAAGCGAAATTAAGCACAATAGATGAAATGGCTAATATTTTAATGATTTTATTATAAAGAGACAGGCGCATCCATAAGTAAATAATCACCATCAAAGAAATAATAGAGAGGTAGTTGGGACTTGCCAAGATCCCGAACAAACGGGATTCTACAAACCCCTGTCGGATTAAAAGTCCTTTATAATCATATACACGGTAACCTTGTAACATTAAAAATTGACCAAGCGATACAAGTACACCTATAGTATTTGCAACAGTTATAATTGAGAAAAACACATCAAAAATAGCACGCGCTTTTTTCTCTGTGAAAGACTGAAAGACTGGATAAACTGCAAAAAAATAAATGAAGAAGACTACTAAATTTTTTATATTTGTTGAAAAACCATACTTGACAACTAGCGCAGCTGTTAGAATATTCATTAGAAAAAAGAGTATTAAATACTCAATTTTTCTGACTGTCAGATAAGCTTTTTTTATAAAAAAATTATAAAGTCCCAACAAAACTCCCATAAGGGTCATGCCAAGAGTAACAAATTTATTGGCTGAAATAGATTGAAGCGGAACAATCAAGCCAGCCATACAATAAAAAGATATAACTGATAAAAATAATAAATTAATCTTAAAATAGTTTTTTTCAATAAATGAAATCATTTTTTCTCCTAACGCTTAGTTTGTTCAAGCAAGATTTTCGTATACAATTTTCGACTCAGACACAATGCTAAAAAGCTCAATTTTCTTGCTCTTGTAAAACGACTATCTGAAAGAATGTTCTTTGTGTTTTTCTTTAGATATGCAATCAAACGGTCTTCTAATACCCTATCCTTAAAATCCGCATCGACCAAGAGCCTATCCAATACATAGAAGTAAGCCCAATTTAAACGCATAGTTGCAGTATCTACTAGATCAAGATAATTCTCTTTGATAATCTTCGCATTTTGTTCATAAGCTTCAATAACATTTAAAAATTTCAAGGAGAATTTTTGAGTCGTAATACTATTCTCACGGTGAACATAGTAGTATTTCTTCTCGTTTGTTGCAACAACTTTGCGACATTGATGAATCAAGGCAATCATGATAAAGGCATCCTCTGCTATTTTGCCAATTTCAAATCGTAGCTGTTCAAAGAGTGCTTTTTTGTACAGTTTATTAACAGCTGTGACGGAGAGGATTTTAGCTTCCATGACCATCTTAATGGCTTCTTGGGGTGTTAATTCCCAGGTCTGAATCATTGCAACCTGCTTTTCCGGAATTTGGTGATAAACATCATAATGTCCACACATAGAAAGATCAGCATTGGATTCTAGCATTTGATGGTAAAGGGTCTCATACATATCTTCATCAATGTAATCATCACTATCGATAAAACCGATCAAATCAGAACTTGCTTCTTCAATCCCTCTATTTCGAGCGTCAGACAAGCCACCATTTTCCTTATGAATGACACGAATCCGTTGATCTCTTTGTGCTAGTTGATCACACAGTTCTCCACTATTATCTGTTGAGCCATCATTGACAAGAAGAATTTCCAAATTGGTATAAGTCTGTTTTAAAATGGATTCTACACACTTCTCAAGATATGCTTCCACATTGTATACCGGAACGATAACGCTTATTTTTTCTCCCATCATGCTCCGTATTCTCCCTTGTATTCTGTATAAGACTTATCCATGTCTGCTATAATAGCATCATGATGCGGTACTTGCTTGTCCACTGGTGGCGGTGTCATATAGTCACCAAAAGCAGTGCTGAGATAAGCATCATAGCCAACTGGAATAGGCATCTCTGTACCTTCAAATGGCAAGAAGAGATTATCTTCAAAGGATGCGATTGGGTACTTGTTTCTCATGTAGCCAGGACCTGAGCATAATTCTGTAATACCATCGCTCTCAGCTAGACTATATTTGGTCATTTCTTTCTCAGATTTTTTCCAAATGCGATAACGGAGAGATTTTGGCGTCATGCCCAGTAAGATGCGACTTCCCCATTTCATAAGAGCACCATGCTTTTCTGGAATAGTTTGTGCACAAAAAAGTGAATAAATCAGGGCCCAGCGAACCTGTTTCTTCCGCTCAGCTGGATTTTTCGGATAATAATCCAAAGGCAAGACATCCAAGGCCAAACCATGTGGCAAATCCAAATCCTGCTGATAAGGTTTGATACAGGTCGTTTCCTTGTCACGAATGGTAATAAAAAGATTGCGGTCGACAAAATCCGCGTTACTCTTTGACAAGAAATAACGTTCATCTGCATAACGAGGCCATAATTCTGCCAATTTTTCATAGTCCTTACGGGGCATAAAAAAGTCTAGGTCATCGTCCCAAGGAATGAAACACTTGTTTCGAAGGGCACCAATAGCACCTCCACCACAAAGATAGCAAAGCAAATCATGTTCTTTACAAAAAGCCACAAAATATTCAGCCATCTCCAGACTACGAGCCTGAATTGCTTTTAAATCAGTCATATTGTTCATTATTCTTTCTATCGTATCGTTTCATTATACCACAAATTAGGACTGAAAATCTATTGCAGACTGTAAAAAATCAAAGCCTGACTACTATCCAAATAGCTATCAAACTTTGATTCTTCTGTATTATCTTATCTCAAACCCATCTGAGACAATTTATTCTGATATTTATTTTGATCGACCAGCAACCCCAAGCCTCCATAGACATCATAGGCATCTACCCAATCACCCAGTTCTGGAACTGTTAATCTCTCAATGCCGTTTTGTGCTCCATTTAGGAAGGATAAACCATTGGTCAATAAGAAACTATAAGGAACATTCGTTGAGGTCATTCCGAAGACCTTGCCAAGTGCCTCTGAGCCTGTAAAGAGCTTGGTTGGATCCTTGATTTGCTGAAGAACTGCTGTCAGCACTTGCTGCTGTCTCTTGGTACGACCATAATCGCCTTCATCATCATCACGGAAACGAGCATAATTAAGCAAAGTCGAACCATTCATCTGCTGTTTCCCGACTTTAATAGTCTGGGTCGGAGACTCTGTTTCCGTAGCATGTAAGTCATCTCCCACCGTAGCTTCAGTTAACGGTTGACCTTCCAAGGTTGAGAATTTAGCATCAATCATCACTCCATCTGGGAACAGCGTATCAATCGCTGTTGCAAAGGCTTGAAAATCAACCAAGGCATAGTACTTAATGTCCAAGTCAAAATTATCTTTCAATACTTGGCGAACCATTTCTGCCCCTTTTTGCCCCTCTTGTTCTCCTAACTCGTAGGCTACGTTTAACTTGTTATCTGTCTGTTTTCTACCGTTAATCACTTGACTATAACCATCTATATAGACCAAATTATCACGCATGAAACTGACCAGCTTCATTTTCTTATCCGAACCTCCGACATTTAATACCATAATAGAGTCCGTCCGCGTCTCAGCACTATTTTGACCGATTCGCCCATCCGTTCCCATGATCAAAATATTAACACCATCTCTGGTATCCTGACCATTAAAGACTTCTACTTGAGCGGCCTTAGCATTGGCAGTTTTGGTTGAATCAGCATTTGAATAACCTTTTAGGAACATAAAAATCATGCCAAGCGCTACACAAGCTAAGATAGCCAGTAAACCTGCGAAAATGTGGCCCCACCGTAGCTTCCGCTTTTTAGTTTTTTTCTTTGGAAGAGAATTGATCTTCTGGTATCTCTCAGAACGACTACGACTATTATAAGGAGGAATTGAAGCGTTAGCACTTGTCTTTCCATAATCCTCGGTCAATTCTTGACTTTCTGAGGTGGCGTCACTACTTTCCCCATTCAATTTATCTTGCAAGTAAGCAAACTCTTCTTTTTCTCGCTCATTGAGATAGTGAATATTCTTAAGTAGATAGTCATAGCGTAACTGCTCATGGTGACTTAAGGGATTTTCTTTACTCATCTTCTCTCCTTTCCATGGTCTGATATTGGATAAATAGGATAAGCTCCCAGAACTTTATACTGGATTCCAATCGCTTCTAATTCTTTTTGGGCAAAGTGGACCAGGTCCTTATCAGCGTAGTCCACATCGATAATGAAAAAGTATTCTCCCAGTGCTGTCTTGAGTGGCCGACTTTCAATTTTTGTTAAGTCAATTCCTCGCCAAGCAAAGGTCGATAGGGCCTTATAAAGTGCACCTGGAAGGTTGTCAGGTAAGGTCAAGGCCAAACTCATTTTCTCAGTTTGTGCTTGCAAGGGAATACTAGGCTTTTCAGCTCCTAAAACCCAGAAACGTGTGAAATTGGCCTCCATTTCCTGAATATCCTCGGCAATCAGTTCTAAGCCATATTCTTCAGCAGAACTTCTAGGTGCAATTGCTGCAAAGGGCTGGTCTGGATGTTCGGAAATAAAGCGGGCCGCATAGGCTGTACTAGCAGTCACCTCGATTTGAGCATCTGGATACTGTTCATCGATAAATTTCTTTCCTTGCGCCAAGGCCTGTGGATGTGAAAAAATCTTTTCAATCTTAGTGTGACCTGGAACCACCATCAACTGCTGATGAATAGGCTGAACGATTTCTGCCACTGCTTGAATGTGAGCCTGATGAAAAAGGTAGTCCAAGGTTTCATGAACACTACCCTCGATAGAATTTTCAACTGGCACCACAGAATAGTCCACCAAGCCTTGCTCATAGGCCTTGATGACATCTGTAATATTGGCAAAGGCCTGCAATTCCTCATGAGGAAAAGCTGTCTGCACAACGTGATGTGAAAATGATCCCTTGGGACCTAGATAAGCAATTTTCATCTCAGTTCCTCTATAATTTCCTCTGGGCTTAGCTTGGTCACATCCAAAATCCGACTAGCCACTTCCTCATACCAAGCCTGTCTTTCCTGGAAAATAGCTGCTAGTTTTTCTTTACTATTATTTAGAAAAAGCGGGCGCTGATTGTCCTTATCAGTTGATATGCGTTGGTAAAGGGTATCAAAATCTGCTTTCAGATAGATGTTATCAGGATTCGTCTTTAGTAAGTCACGATTTCGCTGAGAAATGACTACTCCTCCGCCAGTTGACACAACTTGGTCTCTTTGTAGTAACTCAGCTAGGACTTCTGACTCTATCTGACGAAAGGCCTCTTCTCCCTTTTCAGCGAAAAAATTGGCAATGGACATACCTAAGCGCTTCTCGATTAGAGCATCCATATCAAGGTAATTAGGGTCCAAGCCTCTTGCAATAGTCGATTTTCCAACTCCCATAAAGCCTAGTAACACCTTAGCCATGAATCAAGCTCTCCAAATCATCAAAGAAGCTAGGATAGCTGGTATTGATAGCTTCTGAACGGTCAAGCTCCACCTCTCCATCTGCAACTAAGAGGGCTGCGATGGCTGTCATCATACCGATACGGTGGTCTCCAAAAGTATTGACCCTAGCACCGTGAAGGGCTGATTTGCCTTTGATAATCATTCCATCTGCTGTAGGTGTGATATCTGCTCCCATACTATTCAAGGCGTCTGCCACCACCTGAATGCGATCTGTTTCCTTGACCTTGAGTTCCTCAGCATCCTTGATAACTGTTACACCTTGGGCTTGAGTCGCAAGCAGGGCAATAATAGGCAATTCATCAATCAAGCGTGGAATCAAAGCGCCACCAATCTCTGTTCCTTGCAAGTCAGAAGACTCAACAGTCAAAGTAGCAGATTTAGCGACTGGGTCAATTTCAGTAACTTCTAATTTTCCACCCATAGCGCGAATGACATCGATGATACCTGTACGCGTTTCGTTAATACCAACATTCTGCAATACGACACGAGAGTTTGGAACAATCAAACCTGCGACCAACCAAAAAGCTGCACTGGAAATATCTCCTGGAACAACCACCTTTTGTCCTATCAATTTTTGTGGTCCTTGGACTGTGATTTTCTTGCCGTCCATACTTAAATGACCACCAAATTGTTGCAACATATCTTCAGTATGGTTACGGGTGCACTCTTTTTCGATAATCACTGACTCCCCCTGAGCCTGCAAGGCAGCAAAGATCAAGGCGGACTTGACTTGAGCAGAGGCAATTGGCAACTCATACTGAATAGGTGTAAGATTTTTCGTTCCTTTTAAGTGAAGGGGAGGCAGGTCTCGCTCAGTTTGACCTGAAATGCTGACGCCCATTTTTTTCAATGGAATAGTCACACGGTCCATAGGACGTTTGGAAAGACTATCGTCTCCGAACATTTCTACTTCGAAGTCTGCGCCAGCAAGGACACCTGAAATCAGGCGAATCGAGGTTCCAGAATTTCCCATGTCCAGGGCATTTTGCGGAGCTTTTAAGCCATCCATGCCTACACCTTGAATGGTAATACTCCCATCTTTGTCCTCAATCTCAACACCAAGGTCACGAAAAACCTGCATGGTAGAAAGGACATCTTCACCCCGCAAAATATCATAAACCTTAGTCTCACCCTCGGCCAAACTTCCAAAAATAATGGAACGGTGGCTGATAGACTTATCACCTGGAACGCGGATACTGCCGTGTAAATGGCGAATGTTTGTTTTTAGTTTCATACTGGACCTCATACTTGCAATACTTTTACTTATTTTATCATAAAAAGCCAGAAATTCCTTAAAAATTCCTGACTTTATGATAGTTATTTTCTTATTTTAGCAATTCTGAAACTGGTTCGAAAACAATTTTTTCAATGTCAGAAAGGTAAATGGCCAATTGTTGTTGCTTGGTAAAGAATTCTGACAAGAGGCTGTTCCCTTGAATCTGCTTGCCAAAGCCTTCCATTTTAGCTTGGAAGGAAGCATCAGGTATTTGACCTGTCTGTGCTAGTCTTTGAATTTCCTCTTGGAAGGAAACATATTCTGTAAAGATTTTGCTTGCCTCAACATCTGCTGCAATCGCATCTTTAGCTGCTTTGACAGCCTTATATTCTGGTAATTCGCGTAGACCGCGACTTAGTTCATTTGCACTATCGTAAATATTTGACATGATTTTCTCCTTATTTGACAACGACTGTGTAATCGGTGTTTTCTGTTATGAGGTGCTCGGCTCGTTCTAAATCTTGAGCGTTTTTAAATGAAATTTGTAGAATCCCGTGAATATCCTCACGGTTTTCTTCGTTGATATGGATGTTAACCAAGGAAGTTCCACGTAGCAGTTCCAAAATTCGCAAGATGACATCTTCTTCATCGGGAACATCAACATAGAGGTCATAAGAACTATCCACACCGCCACGCTTATGAATTTCCATGGCCTGACGTTGCTCACGTGCCTGATTGAAAAAGTTCCAAATCTGCTCCTCATCTCCCTTATTGATAGCCTGCCCAATCGCTTCCAAACGGTCCTTGAAATCCTCAATTCGCTCTAGAATGGTCTCACGATTGGACAAGAGGATAGAAGTCCACATACCTGGTTCGCTTTCCGCAATTCGGGTCATATCTCGAAAACCACCGGCCGCAAAGCGTCTTGCCATCTCATGTTCTTGAGCATAGACCGCAGTCTGCTCCATGAGACTGGAAGCCAGAATATGTGGAAAATGGCTAATCTGAGCAGTCACACGATCATGCTCCTTAGCATCAATCTCGATAAAACGAGCATGAAGACCTGAAAGCAGATTCTTCATTTCCTCAAGTGTGTCAGGACTTGTCAGGCTCGAAGGTGTGAAGATATAATAGGCATTTTCAAAGAGATTGACATCTGCAGAGGCAGCCCCAGTCTTGTGACTACCAGCCATGGGATGGGCCCCGACAAAGCGAACAGGCTTACCAGCCAAATACTGCTCCGCCGCATCCACAATAGCTGACTTGGTCGAACCGGCATCTGAAATAATGACGCCTTCTTTTAAATCTATATTAGCCAACTCCTTAATAAAGGAAATGGTTTGTTTGATTGGCAAACTGAGAATAATGATATCTGCCAAAGGAGCAAAACTGGTAAAATCATCTGTTGCACGGTCAATCATGCCTTCCTTCAAGGCGATATCTCTCGAAGCTTGGCTACGATTATAACCCAAAATTTCGTAATCTGGATGATCGCGTTTGATACCAAGGGCCATAGAGGCACCAATCAATCCAAGGCCCGCGATATAGACTGTTTTTGCCATAGGAACTCCTTAATAGTTCTTTGTATAGTCTCGGTGTTTGGCCACTGCTTCTTTTAATTCCTCTAGATTGTCTGATGAGAATTTTTCAAGGATTTCTTGCGCCAGAACCGTTGCTACAACAGCTTCCATGACTACTCCTGCTGCTGGAAGAGCGGTCGGATCACTTCTCTCCACAGTTGCCTTGTAAGGTTCGTGGGTTTCGATATCCACACTCATAAGAGGCTTATAAAGAGTAGGAATAGGTTTCATAACTCCACGAACAACAATCGGTTGCCCATTGGTCATACCACCTTCGAAACCACCTAGATTATTGGTACGGCGAGTATAACCGTCTTCTTTAGACCAGAGAATTTCGTCCATAACTTGGCTGCCTTTGCGGTAACCAGCTTCAAAGCCGAGGCCAAATTCCACTCCTTTAAAGGCATTGATAGAGACGACAGCTTGGGCCAATCGCGCATCCAATTTTCTGTCCCATTGAACATAGGAACCAAGTCCTACTGGTACGCCTCCAACGACTGTCTCGACAACTCCACCGATGGTATCACCGTCACGTTTGATTTGGTCAATATAATCCTTGATCTCCTGTTCTCTTTCTTGGTTGACAATAGAAACTTCAGACTGGGCAGCTCGTTGCTTTATTTCAGCTACTGTCAGATTTTCAGGTACATCGATTTCCTTGCCACCAAAGACCACAACATGGCTGGCAATCTCCATATCCAATTCAGCCAAGAGTCGTTTAGCTACTGCCCCAACTGCCACCCGCATGGTGGTTTCACGAGCTGATGAACGTTCCAAGGAATTTCGCAAATCATCAAAACGGTACTTGATACCCCCAACCAAATCGGCATGACCTGGACGTGGATGGGTGATTTTTCGTTTGCTTTTAAGGCGGTCTTCAATGTCCTCCGCAGACATGATATCCAGCCATTTCTGGTGGTCCTTATTGATGACATCCATGGTAATAGGAGCCCCTGTCGTTTTCCCATGGCGAACGCCCGATGTAAAGACAACCTGGTCACTCTCAATCTTCATACGACCACCACGACCGTAGCCACCCTGACGGCGTTTAAGGTCTCCATTAATATCCTCAGCTGTCAAAGGAAGTCCAGCTGGAATTCCCTCAATGATAGCCGTTAGACGCGGGCCGTGTGATTCTCCTGCAGTTAAATATCTCATACACTCTCCTTATTTTACCAAGTAGTCTTTCATCTCTTCCAGAGAAACTGGGTGAATGGTCGCTGAACCGAGCTCTGGTACCAAGACCAATTTCAAGGTATTGCCACGCGCCTTCTTATCATGAGTCAAAGCCTGATAAAGCTTATCAACATCCCAGTTTTCATAGTCAACAGGTAGCCCAAATTTCTGACACATCTCTGTGATAGACTGGGTAATCCCAGCTGGCATAAGGCCTTTTTCCTCAGCAACCTTGGATATCTGCACCATTCCCATAGCCACAGCTTCACCATGCATGACCTTGCCATAACCGGCAGTCGCTTCAATAGCATGGCCAATAGTATGGCCAAAGTTGAGGTAAAGGCGAACACCGTTATCCAACTCATCCTCAACTACCATCTTACGCTTAACCTGACAAGAATGTTCAATCAAGGTCTCTGCATACTCCAAAATGCTCTCTACAGAACCATCTAGCTCCGTCAAGAGAGCCCACAGTTCTGGGGCCTCAATCAAGCCGTACTTGATAACCTCACCCATCCCTTCAATCAACTCTCTTTTTCCGAGTGTTTCAAGGACAAGCGGGTCAATCAGAACCCCATCTGGTTGGGCAAAGGTCCCCACCATATTCTTAGCAAATGGAGTATTGACGCCTGTCTTTCCACCGATAGAAGAATCCACCTGGGCTGTCAAGCTGGTCGGGATCTGAACAAAGTGAATGCCCCGCATATAGGTAGAGGCTACAAAACCAGCCAGGTCTCCAACGACACCGCCACCAAGAGCCACGATTCCATCGCTACGAGTCAGACCTTGCTTAACTAGAAATTCATAGACTTTCTGGACAGTGGTTAAATTCTTTCTTTCCTCACCCTCTAAAAAGTCAAATACCGCCACCTGAAAACCAGCATCTTCTAGGCTGAGCTTGACCTTCTCTGCATAAAGAGAAGCTACATGGTTGTCTGTTACAATGATCACTTTTTGAGGTTGCCAGAGTTCTCGCAACCATTGACCAGTCTGAGCCAAACAGCCTTTTTCAATCTGAATATCATAAGGATGATGAGGAATATCGATTCTGATTTTCATAGGAGAGTCTCCTTTTCTTTATTGGTATTTTTCTGTTAAAGACTGCCAAATCTCTTCTGTTGGCATTTCCTTTCCTGTCCACAGTTGAAAGGCTTCTGCAGCTTGATAGAGCAACATTCCCAGACCATTGACAGCTGGATTGCCCTGCCTCCTAGCCCATTTCAAAAATGGCGTCTCAAAGGGTTGGTAAATGATATCTGCGACCAAGAGAGTTTCTGGCAAATTAATGCTTTCAGGAACTGGGGATGATTTACCATCCATCCCTACACTGGTCGCATTGACAAGTAAATCCGACTCAGCAATCCTTGCTTGCAGTTCAGAAACATCTTCTAAAGCATACAAGTCCACTTTAAAACCTGTTTGCTCCTGTAACTTGTCTAGATAAGGTCTTGTTTTTTCCATAGAAACTGAACGAACAAAGACTGAAATCTGACTGACGCCATCCAAAATAGCCTGCGCCAAGATTGATTTAGCCGCACCACCTGCACCCAGTAAGGTCATCTTTTTACCTGTAATTGTAAAAGAAGGCAAGCTCTTAAAAAATCCCTTGCCATCTGTATTATATCCAATTAAAGTTCCATTATCATTGACAACCGTATTGACCGCACCGATCAAGCGCGCTTCGTCACTCAACTCATCCAAATAGGAAATCACTTGCTCCTTATAGGGCATGGACAGGTTGATACCAAACATCTGGTAGCGGCGAATATTGGCCACTGTTTCTGCCAAGTCACTCGCTTCAATCTCCCAAGCCACATAAACACCATTGGTAGCTGTAGCCTCAAAGGCCCTATTGTGGATGAAGGGAGAGATAGAATGCTTAATAGGATTGGCAACAACTGCAGCTAAACGTGTATAGCCATCAAGCTTCATCCAAAATCTCCCGAATTTTTTTCATGTTAGCTAAGGAAATTTG
Above is a genomic segment from Streptococcus mitis containing:
- a CDS encoding glycosyl transferase family 2; protein product: MGEKISVIVPVYNVEAYLEKCVESILKQTYTNLEILLVNDGSTDNSGELCDQLAQRDQRIRVIHKENGGLSDARNRGIEEASSDLIGFIDSDDYIDEDMYETLYHQMLESNADLSMCGHYDVYHQIPEKQVAMIQTWELTPQEAIKMVMEAKILSVTAVNKLYKKALFEQLRFEIGKIAEDAFIMIALIHQCRKVVATNEKKYYYVHRENSITTQKFSLKFLNVIEAYEQNAKIIKENYLDLVDTATMRLNWAYFYVLDRLLVDADFKDRVLEDRLIAYLKKNTKNILSDSRFTRARKLSFLALCLSRKLYTKILLEQTKR
- a CDS encoding prephenate dehydrogenase, which produces MAKTVYIAGLGLIGASMALGIKRDHPDYEILGYNRSQASRDIALKEGMIDRATDDFTSFAPLADIIILSLPIKQTISFIKELANIDLKEGVIISDAGSTKSAIVDAAEQYLAGKPVRFVGAHPMAGSHKTGAASADVNLFENAYYIFTPSSLTSPDTLEEMKNLLSGLHARFIEIDAKEHDRVTAQISHFPHILASSLMEQTAVYAQEHEMARRFAAGGFRDMTRIAESEPGMWTSILLSNRETILERIEDFKDRLEAIGQAINKGDEEQIWNFFNQAREQRQAMEIHKRGGVDSSYDLYVDVPDEEDVILRILELLRGTSLVNIHINEENREDIHGILQISFKNAQDLERAEHLITENTDYTVVVK
- a CDS encoding LytR family transcriptional regulator, which encodes MSKENPLSHHEQLRYDYLLKNIHYLNEREKEEFAYLQDKLNGESSDATSESQELTEDYGKTSANASIPPYNSRSRSERYQKINSLPKKKTKKRKLRWGHIFAGLLAILACVALGMIFMFLKGYSNADSTKTANAKAAQVEVFNGQDTRDGVNILIMGTDGRIGQNSAETRTDSIMVLNVGGSDKKMKLVSFMRDNLVYIDGYSQVINGRKQTDNKLNVAYELGEQEGQKGAEMVRQVLKDNFDLDIKYYALVDFQAFATAIDTLFPDGVMIDAKFSTLEGQPLTEATVGDDLHATETESPTQTIKVGKQQMNGSTLLNYARFRDDDEGDYGRTKRQQQVLTAVLQQIKDPTKLFTGSEALGKVFGMTSTNVPYSFLLTNGLSFLNGAQNGIERLTVPELGDWVDAYDVYGGLGLLVDQNKYQNKLSQMGLR
- a CDS encoding 2-C-methyl-D-erythritol 4-phosphate cytidylyltransferase: MTDLKAIQARSLEMAEYFVAFCKEHDLLCYLCGGGAIGALRNKCFIPWDDDLDFFMPRKDYEKLAELWPRYADERYFLSKSNADFVDRNLFITIRDKETTCIKPYQQDLDLPHGLALDVLPLDYYPKNPAERKKQVRWALIYSLFCAQTIPEKHGALMKWGSRILLGMTPKSLRYRIWKKSEKEMTKYSLAESDGITELCSGPGYMRNKYPIASFEDNLFLPFEGTEMPIPVGYDAYLSTAFGDYMTPPPVDKQVPHHDAIIADMDKSYTEYKGEYGA
- a CDS encoding 3-dehydroquinate synthase translates to MKIRIDIPHHPYDIQIEKGCLAQTGQWLRELWQPQKVIIVTDNHVASLYAEKVKLSLEDAGFQVAVFDFLEGEERKNLTTVQKVYEFLVKQGLTRSDGIVALGGGVVGDLAGFVASTYMRGIHFVQIPTSLTAQVDSSIGGKTGVNTPFAKNMVGTFAQPDGVLIDPLVLETLGKRELIEGMGEVIKYGLIEAPELWALLTELDGSVESILEYAETLIEHSCQVKRKMVVEDELDNGVRLYLNFGHTIGHAIEATAGYGKVMHGEAVAMGMVQISKVAEEKGLMPAGITQSITEMCQKFGLPVDYENWDVDKLYQALTHDKKARGNTLKLVLVPELGSATIHPVSLEEMKDYLVK
- a CDS encoding shikimate dehydrogenase, whose protein sequence is MKLDGYTRLAAVVANPIKHSISPFIHNRAFEATATNGVYVAWEIEASDLAETVANIRRYQMFGINLSMPYKEQVISYLDELSDEARLIGAVNTVVNDNGTLIGYNTDGKGFFKSLPSFTITGKKMTLLGAGGAAKSILAQAILDGVSQISVFVRSVSMEKTRPYLDKLQEQTGFKVDLYALEDVSELQARIAESDLLVNATSVGMDGKSSPVPESINLPETLLVADIIYQPFETPFLKWARRQGNPAVNGLGMLLYQAAEAFQLWTGKEMPTEEIWQSLTEKYQ
- a CDS encoding 3-phosphoshikimate 1-carboxyvinyltransferase: MKLKTNIRHLHGSIRVPGDKSISHRSIIFGSLAEGETKVYDILRGEDVLSTMQVFRDLGVEIEDKDGSITIQGVGMDGLKAPQNALDMGNSGTSIRLISGVLAGADFEVEMFGDDSLSKRPMDRVTIPLKKMGVSISGQTERDLPPLHLKGTKNLTPIQYELPIASAQVKSALIFAALQAQGESVIIEKECTRNHTEDMLQQFGGHLSMDGKKITVQGPQKLIGQKVVVPGDISSAAFWLVAGLIVPNSRVVLQNVGINETRTGIIDVIRAMGGKLEVTEIDPVAKSATLTVESSDLQGTEIGGALIPRLIDELPIIALLATQAQGVTVIKDAEELKVKETDRIQVVADALNSMGADITPTADGMIIKGKSALHGARVNTFGDHRIGMMTAIAALLVADGEVELDRSEAINTSYPSFFDDLESLIHG
- a CDS encoding prephenate dehydratase (catalyzes the formation of phenylpyruvate from prephenate in phenylalanine biosynthesis) produces the protein MKIAYLGPKGSFSHHVVQTAFPHEELQAFANITDVIKAYEQGLVDYSVVPVENSIEGSVHETLDYLFHQAHIQAVAEIVQPIHQQLMVVPGHTKIEKIFSHPQALAQGKKFIDEQYPDAQIEVTASTAYAARFISEHPDQPFAAIAPRSSAEEYGLELIAEDIQEMEANFTRFWVLGAEKPSIPLQAQTEKMSLALTLPDNLPGALYKALSTFAWRGIDLTKIESRPLKTALGEYFFIIDVDYADKDLVHFAQKELEAIGIQYKVLGAYPIYPISDHGKERR
- a CDS encoding shikimate kinase, with amino-acid sequence MAKVLLGFMGVGKSTIARGLDPNYLDMDALIEKRLGMSIANFFAEKGEEAFRQIESEVLAELLQRDQVVSTGGGVVISQRNRDLLKTNPDNIYLKADFDTLYQRISTDKDNQRPLFLNNSKEKLAAIFQERQAWYEEVASRILDVTKLSPEEIIEELR
- a CDS encoding chorismate synthase (catalyzes the formation of chorismate from 5-O-(1-carboxyvinyl)-3-phosphoshikimate in aromatic amino acid biosynthesis), whose protein sequence is MRYLTAGESHGPRLTAIIEGIPAGLPLTAEDINGDLKRRQGGYGRGGRMKIESDQVVFTSGVRHGKTTGAPITMDVINKDHQKWLDIMSAEDIEDRLKSKRKITHPRPGHADLVGGIKYRFDDLRNSLERSSARETTMRVAVGAVAKRLLAELDMEIASHVVVFGGKEIDVPENLTVAEIKQRAAQSEVSIVNQEREQEIKDYIDQIKRDGDTIGGVVETVVGGVPVGLGSYVQWDRKLDARLAQAVVSINAFKGVEFGLGFEAGYRKGSQVMDEILWSKEDGYTRRTNNLGGFEGGMTNGQPIVVRGVMKPIPTLYKPLMSVDIETHEPYKATVERSDPTALPAAGVVMEAVVATVLAQEILEKFSSDNLEELKEAVAKHRDYTKNY